DNA sequence from the Hemibagrus wyckioides isolate EC202008001 linkage group LG20, SWU_Hwy_1.0, whole genome shotgun sequence genome:
AGGTTTGAGAACGGCTTCCCAAAGCCATGTGTCCCTCCTGTGGTCATGACTAAACTTCATTTCCAAAACCTCAACTTTCCAGGAGATTACAAACACCGTACGTACATTTCTCATGGTTTTGGTCAAAGCATACTTCTAACATGGGATTGACCCACAACTCTGAGATTTGCACGCATCCTTCTAGTGTGCTTGGTGCTTTGATGCTTAAGGGTTTGGCAGTGAAACTAATAAGTCATTTCCTAAGAAAATTACCAGAATTGACTTTTACAAATTGGCTCAACTTTGTGACTTACTTTTGTTGGGAACCATAATGACTTATTGCTTGGTGCCAGGGATGTTCTAGAAAatccaacaaaaataaaaaggaaaaaatacttTGAAAACACAAAGACCAAATGGGATGTTCTAGAAAAtccaaccaaaacaaaaaaaatgcttagaAAACACAAAGGCATGCACGTTTTCGTGCGTTATAACTCTGAATTAATGCAAATATGGTCAAGAATAATCCGCAAACGAGGTTCGTATGTAGCTGCTGCTTGTTAATTCTTATGTCTTGATTCTGATCAGAAAGTCTTTATTAAGTTTCTATAAGAAAAGCTCTGACAATAGTGTAGCTATAAATACAGTTTTATTGTACCAGCTCGTTCACAGGGTCTTGTACTGCATGTGGTCCACAAAAATCAGATCTAaagatgtgtgtaagtgtgtaataaTATGGTTCGTTTTTCAGTAGGGATTTTTGGAAGGAGTGTCCATTGTCAGTCATGACAAGCAGCGATGTcactgattggttaaaacatgcattcatttacatttctagcatttggcagatgcccttatccagaacaactgacatttatgtcatttatacaactgagcaattgagggccTTGCTGAGGGGCCCAAACCCAATCCGAACCCTGGCTCAGATGCattgcagtggcagcttgtttgaaacgggattcgaactcacaaccttccgatcagtagaccaaaaccttaaccactaaagcGCTAAAGCGACCACATCCCCCACTCCTCCTTAAGAGAAAGAATACaaagaggctggtgaaggaacaattgtttgtttatagctgctataacataagtcagaacaggaactaacattTTTTTAGAGATGTTACATGACTTTGAACGTAACTATGCACAGAATTAAATTTATTGAATATCTAATTATCCATGAAAAACTGTAATTACAGTGCCATGAGGTAAAcgttgtgtattctgacatgaTAATTGATTTGTTTGGATAATTTGTTTCACATGATATTGTTTGAACCATTCATTTGTTCTGTACCTCATGGTTTCCTGTTCCTTCATCCTAAAGACACGCACACTAACCATCCTGCCATCCACTATTTCTCAATGAAAACTAATACGACTAAAATGACAAGGAATGCTAGCACTCCCTAGGTTGGAAAAGAGAAAAACCACAAGACAAATACACAAGAACACTGTTTGCTGCTCTCATGTCCAGCCAaagtgtggtcagagtgttcatgCTATGCTTTTTTAAAACCACTAGTGGTTTACAAATCATAGACAAGACTGATATGTTTTCACATGTCACTGATTTGCACGGTGCTTTAAAAATACAGTGGTGGATAAAGATAAAACATAGGCATGATCAGATTGCCTTTTATTTTCTGTGTGAGTTCTTGCTCTGAAAATTGAACTAATTACAAAATGGTCCAGTAACTTAGCGGTAACTCTATGACGTCTGTGACCTTAAAGCTGTaactcttgtttttttattaggaAAGATGACAAGCAGAGGCAAGGGCAGAGTCTAGTTAGTTATTAAACTTATTGAAATGTTATGTAATGAGATATCCGTGTATGTGGCACTCCAACCCAAGCCAAAGTCGTTTATTTGGAATTCAAATGACCGCCATTAACGTGTTATGGTAATACTTTACATATACTGTACGTTTCTCTGAACTGCTATTATTTAACATGTTACACAACTTTCTTTGGAATTTTACTCAGATTCATTTGAGTCATGCATTTCTGGAGAACATTACTCTTACAATGTGGTCTTCTCTGCATCTGAATCATGATAATAGACAAACACATTCTGCCTTAGTTAATAAtaaactgatcaggcataacattatgacgacctgcctaatatagtgttggtcccgCTTTTGCCATCAACCCGcactgacccgtcctgcactgtgtattctatcagaatacacagaaaaagtacacttttctatcagaaccagcattaacttcttcagcaatttcagcaacagtagctcgtctgttggatcggctcaCACAGGCcggccttctctccccacgtgcatcagtgagccttgggtgtcaccggttcaccactgttccttccttggaccacttttgatagatactgaccactgcagaccgggaacacctccacaagagctgcagttttggagatgctctgatccagtggtctagccatcacaatttggcccttcatcaaactccctcaaatccttacgcttgtccatttttcctgcttctaacatcaactttgaggacaaaatgttcacttgctgcctaatatatcccacccactaacaggtgccatgatgaggagatcatcagtcttattcacttcaccggtcactgctcacaatgttatgtctgatcgatGTAGATAATAGCTTTAATTTGGGACATTCTCCTGTAAAACATCAACTCATCCTGCTCTCATTAATCGAAGGCAGTTCTGGTTCCTGAAACAGGAAAGCAGCTTAAATCCACGATGCTCCCAACAACATGCTTCACACTGTGGACAAAGTGTTGGTATTGAACAGCACCACAGAGGACACCACAGTTTTCCAAAGTCTTTCTTGGATGTTCCTCAAGGCACCAGGGACAGATTTTCTGTGGGATCTTTGTAATAGAAATGTACAATGCTTTAAATGCTTTTagatttaaatgataaaaaaagcaagtttctttgtttgtcttgCTAGAAGATGAGAACATATTTCATGAGAAACTAAAGCAGAAAGTTCCAAAACAGAAAGTACTTTTATACCAAGTGTATAAAAGTACCTGGAAACAGATTAAACGCAGTATTACACACGATATCATCTTGCCACCCGGAAGGCTTTTTTAAACAGCACTGCCCCGCGCTTTGCTTTACCGTAAACTTCTGACACCGACGTTGGCTGCTGACCAAGACGGTCAATACACTCTTTCTGCTTGCTGAATAGAATCCTGAGTTTGAGTGCGGTTTCAGCTGGCTTTGCACACCGTCTTTGCACCAGCGCCATCGTTATCAGTCCAGCTCCAGTTTGCACATGGTGACCCTGGCTGACAGCGACACATTAATGAACTTTAgccattttgtatttttttttcttctttggttTGCTTCAGGGCAGTTGATTCATGCTCTAGTTATATTAAGGCTCTGTAACAATCTGTTCTATCTGTTCTATCTGTTCTATCAAAAGTGTCTGCGTTTTAATTTCGCCGGTACTGAGTGTTAAAGTAGTGTGTGGATTTCATAACAGAGACTTTCAAAGAGTGACTCAGCATTAATTGTGACCTTTTCGATACCTGCCTTCGGTACAGGGGCTGGAGATATGACAGAATGATCATATTTCCATTATTGAAGCCAtttacattacacaatacatgATTGCATATATTGGGCCTTTTGGCTCATATGTaggtcagaaagaaaaaaaacgacaTGTGAAGTGTTTAAATTCATCGACCgagctatttttttatttgagtgtTTAGAttgatctctctttttttgttaaagTTTCAGCAGATGTTTCACATTAATGGGTTTTAAAGACGTGGATATGGTGAATTTATTTGTTATAATAACTtccaaagagagaaaaaatgatgTTCACATtatatgtaactataaataatgatttaaaatatatcatgctcttaaataaataagcaatttTGCCAGAATGCTCAAAATGCTGTGgaacaagaggaataaaacacttcaggataaTAAAGTTAATTAGGGTTATGCAAATATGcaaagaaggtcctgggttcgaatcccgggttcgaacagacaggggcctttctatgtggagtttgcatgttctccccgtgcctgtgtgggtttactccgggtactccggtttcctcccacagtccgaaaacatgtacattaagttgattggtaattctaaattgtccataggagtgagtgtgtgtgtgtgagtggatgtctgtctatatgtgtggccctgtgatggactggtgaactgtccagggtgtacccctgcctttcacccaatgtctgctgggatagactccagcagacgcccatgaccctaattaggaataaagtgggtatagaaaatggattgATGATGTGGCTCGGGTTCTGATATAGTGAacaaaagtttatttattacaaaagtgAATTAAAATTTCAGCACTACAGAAATCCAGTAATTTTCTTCGGATGTTGTACCTGCACTTGTGTTGACGGGACACtattaataatatatgtaaTGAACGGTTAGTTTTAGTGCAAGAAACCTTCTCCTGAAGAACATCTGGAGCTCAGAAACACTTTTTCACGTACGTGTCACATGACAAAAACGGTACATTGATGAGATTTACAGGTCAGTGCGCAGACCGACCGGGTCGTGTAGGTCTTGATGCCAGGCTGTGTCTTATCTGGGTCCATTCTCTTGTCCTGAATGCACTTTCTGTGCCCATGGCAGGTATTACATTCCAGTCGTCCGAGTGCGAGTCGGTATACAGCGCACCATAAAGGAGTTCATGTCTCAGCAGAGAGGGAAGAGAAGGGTTCGTCGCGATAACACAGGAGCCACGCAGTCTGAACGTTGCCGTTCTAATTTTTCCCCCAGAACAAAGAGGCGAGTGTTAGATTTCCCAGTCACTCTCACTCCCATTGTGGAAGTGAGAAAGCCGACCAGGCCGGTGGACATGATACGCCGTTGTTCTCATCCTTGAAAACAATAGACCACcttgtgtggagttctgccacAGGTCAGTGCAGCAGGGCCGACTTCAGAACCAGTTTCCTTTCTTTACGACCTTTCTTCCCTTTCGTCGCTTGAAAACTGTCGAGGTTGGCATGACATGAAACCCTCGGCAGCCTCGAGATAACGACGATGGGAGTAAGTGTCCGTGCTAAGGTGCGGTCAGGGCAGGGGAGACGCTGTCTCAGGTGGGATGCGTGCTCGGCTTTTTTGGGCGACAAAACGTCACGGTCGCATGTAGCAGGAGGATATACAGCGATACAGCAATAATCAATAACCTCAAGGGAAACATCATACAAGCTTCATGATAGATCTTACATAGAAAATGagcttttaaagaaaacatgctGATAAGAACTGGTTATTTTTTCCAGAATTTAATATATCATTGTTATTAGTCATAATCGTTAAGCAGCTTGccattaaaatagaaaacacTTGCAGTTAAATTCTAAATATTATATAGGTAATTTCACACATATTTCCCATGGTTATCATGCGTGATTGTGCATAATTAGTCATTAGTTTTGTCTGCATATGTGGActgaaaataattatattagaAAATTAATTATCATGTGTTTTTTGTGAAACAATAATATGTGAAAATCATAATGATGCTTTAAAATCAGGTTAAAATATATGTAAGAATCGTTCTTAgcgaaataaaataaaaatcatgtcaAGTAATTGTGTAAAAATCATGTTTAAGGAAATGACTTCTGTAACAATCGTGCGAATAGAAACGAAtcaagttgaaaaaaaaaataacatcctcaaataagtgaatcatttgaaaatatcatgtgaaaaatgaatcagGATAAAAATCGTgtccaaataaacaaatcatgtgTACAAGGataaaatcacatgtgaaagtaAGTAAATCGTGGAAAAAATTTGAActacaaagaaataaattgtgaaaataaataaagcatgtgAAAGAAATTACATGTGAAAATCAATCACAAAATTtcaaaaatatgcaaataaatgatTTGTGAAATTAATGAAGTTCAATTTATGaatctaaatataaatggatAGTGTATAAAATGCCAcatgtgaaaggaaaaaaaagtggttTGAATgcaaattgaaattgaaattcaagaaatgtaaataaaatttagggaaataatgaatatttatctTTCTTGACAGTGTTTAATGgtgcaaaaatgtaaaaaaaaaaaaaaaaaaggaaacaaacttTTAAGTATTGTACTTAAACTCAacaacactttacattaagcaGTCGGTCTTCATTCATtctttaaaaagcatttttatttgacattttattaGTTGTTCTTCCTCCGTATGTGTATTTGTAGTCAATTTCATTTTACTTATATTTAACTAAATAAtttgaaaacatattttaatgattttttattttttattgtgttttaatttatttatttatttctattgttTGCACATGTTTAATTCTAGATTTGTGGCTTATATTATTtccttatatttattttctgtactgatattttcacttttattttttcctctatatttatttaataaattcctGTTTACTGTGTAACTGTGCAGCATGTTAAGCTACCACGAGTGTGAAAAGTATTCCCTAaagtattataatatttttattataatcagGTTACTGAAATGGGACTTTACAGACAAGGTAAATATTGATTTTAGGGTCAGCTCATGTCCAGAGAGAGGACAACACTGTGTTCTCACTCTGAACTGTCACACTGTCTATGAGCTGAGAAATAGGTTAGAAAAAGATGCAAACAACtgaaaacctgtgtgtgtgtgtgtgtgtgttaacctcTGGAATGTCTGCTGTTTCAAGAGCTTCTCCTTCATAGACCTTTAGGGTATAAAGCAGGCACTCTGAACACATGGCATGTGCCCTTGAAGGAAGAGGAATGCTCAGGctgatgttttttatttgtttgcttgcttttttttatttcagcatgTTTCATCGTCTAGTCAGTATTGTATAACCTGCAGgtttgattctttctttcttcttcttttttttttttatttcagcacGATCTTACGCAAGGCATTCTCCGCATTCCATTAAGTAAATACAGACAtgatacttttatttattttttttaattccctgACACATTTTTCTATACGATTGCTGCAAAGACAAGACCGACATGTCAGCACAGGTACTTTCGCAACCACTGTTTTTACAGTATGTCAACACCTTGCATATATGCACTCTGTGGATTAGCCAGAGTGCATGCAAGGTTTATATCCTGCTGAAGAAGCAACCGGGATGAGCATGTGTTGAAAAGTTTCAGCTAAGGCGTCTCAACTTATTTAGGTGGAGATCTGGCatggctttttgtttttttactcagTTGCACAATGGGAATGTGCTCATGCTGTGAAATCCCGGTCCAGTTGGAAGAGAGGgtttaataattgtaataatgaaaaataagtgACTAAATAGCTAGAGAATTCTGTTGCCAAAAAACGTTGCAATACAACAATATAGTGATGagtcactatatatatatatatatatatataattattattatgtaaacaAATATGTGTAGAACTAAATCTGTTCTAAGATTTTCATTctctttttatactttttataatGTAATTCAGAAGATCCATGAGTGCAAAAAGTTCAAGAATGCCTGGCCTAGAGGTGTgcacatttttttaatcctaCTTCTATCCACTCCCAAACAAATTCTGACCAATTCTTCCTGAAGAAATGTCTAACAATCCCACCTGCTCTTAATGGAATCCTGCCCACTCTCCAAGGAATTCAGACCAGTCCTGTATATTCCCAACAGAATTCTGAGGTCTCTTGCTTACTCTGAAGGTTTCTACTATCCTGCTTGCACTTTAAGGATTTCTGGCCAATTCTGCCTGTTCCTAAGGAATTCTGACCCATCATCAACTCCTAAAAGGAGTTTTGATGAACTCTTCTGAGGAAATCTTTACCAAAACTGCTGCCAAAGATAATCTGACCACTCCTGTCAAGTCTGAAGGAATTTTAGCCAATATAACTCAAGTCTTAATTAATTCTGACCACTCCTATCCGCTCCCAAAGGATTTCTGGCCAGCCCTGCACTAACCCAGCGGATTTCTGACCACTCCTACCCTAGCCCAAAAGATTTTGTATCAATCCTGACCACTCCCAAAGGATTTCTGACCACTCCTAACCTATCCCAAAGAATTTCAGATCACTCCTGCTCAATCCCCTAGAATTTCTTCCCACTCCTATCCAATCCAAAAGCATTTCTGACCACTCCAACCAACTCCTAACGGATTTTTTCCACTCCTACCAGATCCAAAAGGATTTCTGACAACTCCTACCCTATCCCAAAGGTTTTCAGATCACTCCTACCGAATCTCAAAGGATTTCTTCCAACGCCTTCCCAATCCCAAAGGTTTTCAGATCACTCCTACCCAATCCCAAAGAATCTCTTCCCACTCCTGCCCATTCCCAAAGCATTTCTGACAACTCCTACCCTATCCCAAAGATTTTTAGATCACTCCTACCCAATCTCAAAGGATTTCTGACCAGCCCTGCCCTATCCCAAAGGATCTCTTCCCACTCCTACCCAATCTCAAAGGATTTCTGACCAGCCCTGCCCTATCCCAAAGGATCTCTTCCCACTCCTACCCAATCTCAAAGGATTTCTGACCAGCCCTGCCCTATCCCAAAGGATCTCTTCCCACTCCTGCCCAGTCACAAAGGATTTCTGACCAGCCCTACCCTATCCCAAAGGATCTCTTCCCACTCCTGCCCAGTCACAAAGGATTTCTGACCAGCCCTGCCCTATCCCAAAGGATCTCTTCCCACTCCTGCCCAGTCACAAAGGATTTCTGACCAGCCCTGCCCTATCCCAAAGGATCTCTTCCCACTCCTGCCCAGTCACAAAGGATTTCTGACCAGCCCTGCCCTATCCCAAAGGATCTCTTCCCACTCCTGCCCAGTCACAAAGGATTTCTGACCGGTCCTACCCTATCTCAAAGGCTTTCAGAGCACTTCTGCCCACTCCTAAAGGATTTCTAACCACTTCCAGCAATACCTGAATACTTGAATTTATAAAGTTTGTATGcgcactttttatttttgtttgtacttATCCATGATATTTCCTAGTGGCATTAGTTCATTCTATTtcctaaaatataaacaaattaatgtttTAGACCCAGTAAATTCCCATGGTAATGAAAAGGgtgagcttcatatctgaaagcccacatgaaagtaaaaaaacgCTCACTCCTGCCACTTTTTTGTTAAGTCACACTGGATTTCAGTCCCAATGCACACCTATAATGTGGCAAGGAAAGCTTTTTCGAAAGGTCCCAAAGAGAACTAGATAGCTTTCATTTGCTGAGTGATGAGAGCAGTAATTACCTCTGCACCTTGGCTCTGCCACTCTTATCCTTACACAGCAAGTCAGCTCAGAAGGAGATCTACAAGCAAAGGTTTTTTTAGACACAAATGAAACGGGTTAGATCTCTTCGAGTtgcatctgtttcttttttttgttccacTGAACACGTCTATGCTGATGAGATACATATCACTAATAAATATCAAATTGAGATGTTTACCGAGCATGGTTCCTTTGGTAAAAGTCAAAAATTAATTCGAAATTCAATACGTTCTCATGTCTGAATGGCTAACGTCCATTTTCCCCAGTCAGAGAATGTTTTAGCACTTCCTGTCCATCTGCTAAGCATCAAACCCTCTAATGAACAAATCAACTCCAGCTTCATGAACCTCAAGGGATACAGCTGCAAATCCTTAAATTAGCCACAACTGGCTGGGTctctaaattaataaataaacaaaagatcAGCAAAAGAGGATTACTTTTACAGTTCAGCTTTAATAGTGAAGCAAAGAGTATGCTGCAAAATAAATTAGATATAAAACATAACAAGCACATTTTGTACAACAATGCATCGTGTCACCTCATTAGAGATCTATACATTAAAAAGTTCATCGAAACATGTTCAACAATCCAAAACCTTCCTTCAACATATCATGGTTTGTTTTGTCAGTCATTTTCGTTCGTGGAAAGTTCATATTTTATCTTGGTGCATGGTGTCGTGATGTGGGTTTGTATGAAGGCTGTACGATCATGGCATCAGATCATCGCCTGGACTTTAAATTTGCATGAAAACCTGTACATTTAGGAAACACTGAAGAAAACTTAAAACTGGATCAGACAATGATGCGGTCAGTTGGCTGTGTATTTGTACTGTCGCTAATTGGGCGAATACCACAGTCAAGCTGGGTGTTGTGAAGGATCATTCTGAAAGCTATTATGATATGAAGGATCTTtggtatactatatatatataaagttccAAATGTACATCGTATTCTTGGGTGGCTGATATAAGAATGTTGGTTTAGTGCAAATCTTGATCACTTTTCATCAACATTCATAATTTATAGTGATAAGAAAAATAAGAAGTTTGGCTCCAGTAGCTGGTCCAACTACTTTTCTTCaagtattttctcttttttcaaaacagaaatacaaccaactctttttttttgttggaaaaGGGTTCACAAAAGAAAACCATAAAAACATGAATGACAAAATGAACATCCAATAACACCAGTTGCATAgttcgtttttttttccctcggATTCGTATTTCCGAGATGCTTCTTTTTATTGCAGCGCAGAGAACACGGAACAACATTTTTATCCTGACCATGCACCTGTTCCCTCATATTTCCGCCTTCCcttcaaataacaaaaatatattacgcctctttctcattttttttttttacatttatatgaaaGTGCCACAGAGATCACTCAAATCAAGAGTCCTGAATagaacagttcatgaacagagCGTGTTCAAGTCAAAAAACAACGTCAGTTCGAGAAATGCTTGTGGGCCAGCCTAGGCTGCTAATCCACCAATCATGTGCTTTGACCTTGGCTAAGCAGTTTTAAACAGTTCCACAGGATTTGTGGTTAAGTTTATTAATTTTATGAGCAGCCACATTCTTCTACGATCATGTTCTGGATGTCCTTCTTGATGATCTTTTGCTCTTCGTTGTAGTAGAGCATGGACATGGCGCGGAGACGCGTGGGAACGCAGCACGACCGGATCCCTGCGAACGGGCTGTAGCCACGCATGCGATAGTGGTTGATGACGGTGGAGTGGAAGGAAAGCGCCGTACCCGCCATGTTAGCAGCGTGGCCCGGGCACTCGCCCTCGCAGTAGTTGGCGTGGTAACCTGAGGGCGCAATGATCCAGTCGCTCCATCCGATGTCCTTGAAGTTGACGTAGAAGTGGCGTTTGCAGCACGCACGCATGTTGCCTTCACACTCAAGGCCACGCTTGCTGCGCCGGTGTTGCCGTTCATCGGCCGGACGTAGCGCCAGCATCAAAAATGGGCGGTGTGATTGCGAGTGCTCCTTCCCTTTTCCTTCACCGAGGATTGGCACTGCACCGACGTCAGCGCACAGCGGGCACGACACACGAAGACGCAGCTCTCCGCCGCCCCTGTCCAGCAGTGCCTGCACGCTGGCTCCAACAGACAGGGTGTGCCAGCCGCTACGCCGGGCATCCACCATCTTCTGAGATACCAACACCTCATCCTGGGGGTCTGGATTTGACTCTGTGCTCACACTCGG
Encoded proteins:
- the inhbab gene encoding inhibin subunit beta Ab, whose product is MPSLTLLMALALLLSGCLSGRCSPTPSGMQGTTPLESDRQAGSQGAERQEEGGVVSPCPSCALAQLDRDSEPGMVEAVKRHILNMLHLSAPPNISHPVPRAALLNALRKLHVGRVAQDGTVEIEDDAEELGAPGDEPPSEIITFAEPVDVPDMVKFDISKESAPQSVVEQANVWIFLKLAKGSHAKGKVSLQLLQTPSVSTESNPDPQDEVLVSQKMVDARRSGWHTLSVGASVQALLDRGGGELRLRVSCPLCADVGAVPILGEGKGKEHSQSHRPFLMLALRPADERQHRRSKRGLECEGNMRACCKRHFYVNFKDIGWSDWIIAPSGYHANYCEGECPGHAANMAGTALSFHSTVINHYRMRGYSPFAGIRSCCVPTRLRAMSMLYYNEEQKIIKKDIQNMIVEECGCS